A window of Equus caballus isolate H_3958 breed thoroughbred chromosome 10, TB-T2T, whole genome shotgun sequence contains these coding sequences:
- the FFAR1 gene encoding free fatty acid receptor 1 has protein sequence MDPPLQLSFALYVGAFVLGFPLNALAVGAAAAHARLRLTPSLVYALHLGCSDLLLAASLPLKAAEALAGGAWPLPAALCPAVALAHFAPLYAGGGFLAALSAGRYLGAAFPLGYQAMRRPRYSWGVCVAIWALVLCHLGLVLGLEAPGGWTDNTTSPLGINTPVNGSPVCLEAWDPASAGPARLSLSLLLFFVPLTITAFCYVGCLRALARSGLSHRRKLRAAWVAGGALLTLLLCLGPYNASNVAGFLHPDMGGRWRKLGLITGAWSVVLNPLVTGYLGGRPGRGTSRVARTKGAVSQK, from the coding sequence ATGGACCCGCCCCTGCAGCTGTCCTTCGCCCTCTACGTGGGAGCCTTTGTGCTCGGCTTCCCGCTCAACGCCCTGGCCGTCGGGGCCGCCGCCGCGCACGCCCGCCTCCGCCTCACCCCCAGCCTGGTCTACGCGCTCCACCTGGGCTGCTCGGACCTCCTGCTGGCCGCCTCTCTGCCCCTGAAGGCGGCCGAGGCCCTGGCGGGGGGCGCCTGGCCGCTGCCCGCCGCGCTCTGTCCCGCCGTCGCGCTGGCCCACTTCGCGCCCCTCTACGCGGGCGGGGGCTTCCTGGCCGCCCTGAGCGCCGGCCGCTACCTGGGAGCCGCCTTCCCCCTGGGCTACCAGGCCATGCGCAGGCCGCGCTACTCCTGGGGCGTGTGTGTGGCCATATGGGCCCTCGTCCTCTGTCACCTGGGGCTGGTCCTTGGGCTGGAGGCTCCCGGAGGCTGGACGGACAATACCACCAGCCCGCTGGGCATCAACACACCGGTCAACGGCTCCCCCGTCTGCCTGGAGGCCTGGGATCCAGCCTCAGCGGGCCCTGCGCgcctcagcctctccctcctgctcttctTTGTGCCCCTGACCATCACAGCCTTCTGCTACGTCGGCTGCCTCCGCGCCCTGGCCCGCTCAGGCCTGAGCCACCGGCGGAAGCTGAGGGCGGCCTGGGTGGCCGGCGGGGCCCTGCTCACGCTGCTGCTCTGCCTAGGACCCTACAACGCCTCCAACGTGGCTGGCTTCCTGCACCCCGACATGGGAGGCCGCTGGCGGAAGCTGGGGCTCATCACAGGTGCTTGGAGCGTGGTGCTCAACCCGCTGGTGACCGGCTACTTGGGAGGGCGTCCTGGCAGGGGGACATCACGTGTGGCGAGAACAAAAGGCGCCGTGTCCCAGAAGTAG
- the LOC102150446 gene encoding free fatty acid receptor 3 — protein sequence MTMDTNLDQSFSPGNHWLFFSVYLFSFLVGLPLNLVALVIFVGKLRRRPVAVDVLLLNLTLSDLLLLLFLPFRMAEAASGMHWPLPFILCPFSGFLFFTTIYLTSLFLAAVSIERFLSVAYPLWYKTRPRLGQAGLVSGACWLLAGAHCSVVYIIEFSGNSSMGQGKNGTCYLEFQEDQLAILLPVRLEMAVVLFGVPLLITSYCYGHLVWLLGRGASHHRRRRVAGLVAATLLNFLVCFAPYNMSHVVGYVQGKSPTWRSYVLLLSTLNSCVDPLVYYFSSSGFQADFHELLRRLTGAWGPGRQESSVKLQERKEGEGQLQEPSHREDR from the coding sequence ATGACCATGGACACAAACCTGGACCAGTCCTTCTCCCCCGGGAACCACTGGCTCTTCTTCTCCGTGTACCTCTTCTCCTTCCTCGTGGGGCTCCCCCTCAACCTCGTGGCCCTGGTGATCTTCGTGGGCAAGCTGCGGCGCCGCCCCGTGGCCGTGGACGTGCTCTTGCTCAACCTGACCCTCTCGGACCTGCTTCTGCTGCTCTTCCTGCCTTTCCGCATGGCGGAGGCGGCCAGTGGCATGCACTGGCCCCTGCCTTTCATCCTCTGCCCCTTCTCCGGATTCCTCTTCTTCACCACCATCTATCTCACCTCTCTCTTCCTGGCAGCTGTGAGCATCGAGCGCTTCCTGAGTGTGGCCTACCCACTGTGGTACAAGACCCGGCCAAGGCTGGGACAGGCTGGCCTGGTCAGTGGAGCCTGCTGGCTGCTGGCCGGTGCTCACTGCAGCGTGGTCTACATCATCGAGTTCTCGGGGAACTCCTCCATGGGCCAGGGTAAAAATGGGACCTGCTACCTGGAATTCCAGGAGGACCAGCTGGCCATTCTCCTGCCCGTCCGGCTGGAGATGGCCGTGGTCCTTTTCGGGGTGCCCCTGCTCATCACCAGCTACTGCTACGGCCACCTGGTGTGGCTGCTCGGCAGGGGAGCCAGCCACCACCGGCGGAGGAGGGTGGCGGGGCTCGTGGCAGCCACGCTGCTCAACTTCCTCGTCTGCTTTGCGCCTTACAACATGTCCCATGTCGTGGGCTACGTCCAGGGCAAGAGCCCGACATGGAGAAGCTACGTGCTGCTCCTCAGCACCCTGAATTCCTGCGTCGACCCCTTGGTCTACTACTTCTCATCGTCTGGGTTCCAAGCCGACTTTCACGAGCTGCTGCGGAGGCTGACTGGGGCCTGGGGCCccgggaggcaggagagcagcgTGAAActgcaggagaggaaggaaggcgAGGGGCAGCTGCAGGAGCCATCCCACAGAGAGGACAGGTAG